In Arachis hypogaea cultivar Tifrunner chromosome 2, arahy.Tifrunner.gnm2.J5K5, whole genome shotgun sequence, a genomic segment contains:
- the LOC112748130 gene encoding large ribosomal subunit protein uL1 has protein sequence MSKLQSDALREAITGIVADSKEKNRKFVETIELQIGLKNYDPQKDKRFSGSVKLPHIPRPKMKICMLGDAQHVEEAEKIGLDWMDVEALKKLNKNKKLVKKLAKKYHAFLASEAVIKQIPRLLGPGLNKAGKFPTLVTHQESLESKVNETKAMVKFQLKKVLCMGVAVGNVSMEEKQIFQNVQLSVNFLVSLLKKNWQNVRCLYLKSTMGKSYRVF, from the exons ATGAG TAAGCTTCAGAGTGATGCGCTGAGAGAAGCCATCACAGGAATTGTGGCTGATTCGAAAGAGAAGAATAGGAAGTTTGTTGAGACCATTGAGCTCCAAATTGGACTCAAAAACTATGATCCACAAAAGGACAAGCGTTTCAGTGGTTCTGTAAAGTTGCCACACATCCCAAGGCCCAAGATGAAAATCTGCATGCTTGGAGATGCTCAGCATGTTGAAGAG GCTGAGAAAATAGGATTGGATTGGATGGATGTTGAAGCATTGAAAAAGCttaacaaaaataagaaattggtgaagaaacTTGCCAAGAAATATCATGCTTTCTTGGCTTCTGAAGCAGTCATTAAGCAGATTCCTCGTCTCTTGGGTCCTGGTCTCAACAAGGCAG GAAAGTTTCCCACACTTGTTACCCACCAAGAATCTCTCGAGTCAAAAGTTAACGAGACAAAGGCTATGGTCAAGTTTCAGCTTAAGAAGGTGCTCTGCATGGGAGTAGCCGTTGGCAATGTTAGTATGGAAGAAAAGCAAATCTTTCAAAACGTACAACTGAGTGTTAACTTCCTTGTTTCCCTGTTGAAAAAGAACTGGCAGAAC GTTAGGTGCTTGTATCTGAAGAGTACCATGGGAAAATCTTACCGTGTGTTTTAA